The sequence GGCTGACTCACAAGCCACCCGCGTTCCTGCCGATGCCGCGCTGGGAGGCGAAGCTGGCCCATGTCGTCCACTTCTCGCTCTATGCGGCGATGGTGCTGATCCCGCTCTCGGGCTGGGCACTGATCTCGGCGAGCCCGCCATTGGGTTCGCCTGGCGCCGACTATGCCAATGCCCAGCGCGCCGAGCGGGCCCGGGCCGCGGGCCGCCCGGCCCCCAAGCCGCGGACCACCCCGCGCATGCTATGGGAGGCCGTGCCGATCCCGCTGATCGGCCCGATCACGGAACTGGGCCGCACCCCCGAAGGCGTCGCCGAACAGGCCGAACTGCACGAGAAGATCGAGACCGCGCACGAAATCGGCGCCTGGCTGATGCTGGCGCTGCTGCTGCTCCACCTCGCCGGTGCCCTCAAGCACCAGTTCGCCGACCGCCTGCCCGAGCTGGCGCGGATGGGCCTGGGCCGCGCCCGCGCGGCGGACGGCGACGGCTGACGGGAGCGCGCTTGCTCCGCCGAAGCGGAGCCGATTCTAACCAGTCCAGGAAAATGGTGGACGCACTAGGGCTCGAACCTAGGACCCGCTGATTAAGAGTTTGATATTAGGCCTTTTTATTTGTACTCAAGTCGTTTCATATTGTCCATAGACAATTGATCGATCGACTCTTTGGTGTTCGCATTCCGCAGCAAACCGGTGCA is a genomic window of Sphingomonas sp. containing:
- a CDS encoding cytochrome b/b6 domain-containing protein, with protein sequence MTVDAADPAWGSAANRRYTRVAILLHWAIAALVLYNLLSGLLRDVMPRGFFTWHVSSGVTILILTLIRVVWRLTHKPPAFLPMPRWEAKLAHVVHFSLYAAMVLIPLSGWALISASPPLGSPGADYANAQRAERARAAGRPAPKPRTTPRMLWEAVPIPLIGPITELGRTPEGVAEQAELHEKIETAHEIGAWLMLALLLLHLAGALKHQFADRLPELARMGLGRARAADGDG